From Daucus carota subsp. sativus chromosome 6, DH1 v3.0, whole genome shotgun sequence, the proteins below share one genomic window:
- the LOC108192957 gene encoding uncharacterized protein LOC108192957 produces the protein MAATISMEIAAATFRTFDILHTSAARRQPNLRFLQLSRRTNRAVHSLASQITWKSNPYSCRRFRLFSTAATAAGPTTDQDSSDVLTKIPPDNRIPATIITGFLGSGKTTLLDHILTADHGKRIAVIENEYGEVDIDGSLVAAKTNIAEDIVMLNNGCLCCTVRGDLVRMIAELVDTKKGRFDHIVIETTGLANPAPIIQTFYAEEEIFNNVKLDGVVTLVDAKFATIHLDEIKPKGVVNEAIEQIAYADRIIVNKTDLVGESDIASLTQRIRIINTMANLKRTEFGKVDLDYVLGIGGFDLERIESAVETEGSKEDHGSHKHDHDHHDHEHDHHDHGHDHGHEHHDHHSHDHTHDPGVSSMSIVCEGTLDLEKANLWLGTLLMEQSEDIYRMKGLLAIDGMDERFVFQGVHDIFQGSPDRPWEKDEPRVNKVVFIGKNLDKQEIEKGFRACLI, from the exons ATGGCAGCGACAATATCGATGGAAATAGCCGCAGCCACCTTTCGAACATTTGATATTTTACATACTTCTGCTGCTCGTCGTCAGCCTAATCTTCGATTTTTACAGCTGAGTAGGAGGACCAACAGGGCTGTTCATTCACTTGCTTCCCAAATTACATGGAAATCAAACCCCTACTCTTGTCGGAGATTTAGGTTGTTCAGTACGGCAGCTACAGCAGCTGGACCCACCACTGATCAAGATTCTTCTGATGTTCTTACCAAGATTCCTCCTGATAATCGTATCCCTGCTACTATTATTACTGGCTTTCTTGGTTCCGGAAAG ACTACTTTACTCGACCACATCTTGACTGCTGATCATGGGAAACGCATTGCAGTTATTGAAAATGAG TATGGTGAAGTGGACATTGATGGTTCTTTGGTTGCTGCAAAAACTAATATAGCTGAGGACATTGTTATGCTCAATAATGGGTGTTTGTGTTGCACAGTCAGAGGCGATCTTGTTAGAATGATAGCAGAATTGGTCGATACAAAAAAGGGGAGATTTGATCACATAGTTATAGAGACTACAG GACTCGCAAATCCGGCACCCATTATCCAAACATTTTATGCAGAGGAAGAGATATTCAACAATGTCAAACTGGATGGTGTTGTAACTCTAGTAGATGCAAAGTTCGCCACTATTCACCTTGACGAGATCAAGCCAAAAGGAGTTGTCAATGAGGCAATAGAGCAAATAGCTTATGCTGATCGCATTATAGTTAACAAG ACTGATCTTGTTGGGGAATCAGATATTGCCTCTTTGACTCAGCGAATAAGA ATCATAAATACGATGGCTAATTTGAAGCGGACAGAGTTTGGGAAAGTTGACCTAGACTATGTCCTCGGGATTGGAGGTTTTGACTTGGAGAG GATTGAGAGTGCTGTAGAAACTGAAGGTTCAAAGGAGGATCATGGCAGTCACAAACACGATCATGACCACCACGACCATGAACACGACCATCATGACCATGGCCATGACCACGGACATG AACATCATGATCACCATTCCCATGATCACACTCATGATCCTGGTGTCTCTTCAATGAGCATAGTGTGTGAAGGAACCTTAGATCTCGAGAAG GCTAACCTGTGGTTGGGTACATTGTTGATGGAACAATCTGAAGACATATATCGAATGAAAGGCCTTCTTGCTATCGATGGGATGGATGAGAGATTTGTCTTTCAG GGTGTTCACGACATATTTCAAGGTTCACCTGACCGGCCTTGGGAGAAGGACGAACCAAGAGTCAACAAGGTAGTGTTCATAGGGAAGAACTTGGACAAGCAGGAAATCGAGAAGGGGTTCAGAGCatgtttgatttaa
- the LOC108228111 gene encoding protein REDUCED CHLOROPLAST COVERAGE 3, which produces MAPRSGRVKGNRNKAEKKKKEEKVVPTLVDIVVITPYETQVTLKGISTDKILDVKKLLAVNVHTCHLTDYSLSHQVKGENLDEKVDVVSLKPCLLRIVEEEYTREEDAVAHVRRLLDIVACTTRYEKPKGVGIGSGKTRIHDPDKNADPPASESLDMAPIQPIPKLADFYDFFSFSHLSPPILHLKRVEQKDAQHKTDGDHFEMQIKICNGKLIHVVASVNGFYTVGKQFLQSYSLVDLLQQLSRAFANAYDCLMKAFVEHNKFGNLPYGFRANTWLCHPSLGNSASNFVSLPMEDEDWGGNGGGQGRHGEYDYRPWATDFAILRSLPCKTEEERVVRDRKAFLLHSQFVDISTFKAVSAIRQITDSYMTATDILMFSPGSILHENRIGDLSITVRRDAADAITKSGRNLFDRGLASTSVKEVAQISLLKGLTADESVVVNDSLSFGTVVIRHCGYTATVKVVGDVKEDEYNSKSINIDDQPDGGANALNIYSLRTLLPKSSTTDPSGKNPSRHLNVSDIGTSRYLVRKVIKVSLSKLKEEPVQTDRLIRWELGSSWIQHLKKQETFTDDTYKAPKDDTSDTVVRGLGKEFKMLKKREKMAGSVDSYEQNYNRTSNLDAENSTEEVSSSESESEVDLKKFISEEAFLRLKESGTGLHLKSADELIKMAHKYYDEIALPKLVKDFGSLELSPVDGHTLTDYMHLRGLKMQSLGRVVELADKLPHIQSLCIHEMVTRAFKHVLKAVIASVENVADFSAQVASSLNFLLGNCTTEDNCHDSREDHYIKLQWLRTFLATRYGYTIKDEFQHLRKLSILRGLCHKVGLELIPRDFDLESQNPFKRSDIISLVPVCKHVGCSSADGRTLLESSKVALDKGNLEEAVTYGTKALAKMIAVCGPYNRTTASAYSLLAIVLYHTGDFNQATIYQQKALDINERELGLDHPDTMKSYGDLSVFYYRLQHMELALKYVNRALFLLNLLCGLSHPNTAATYINVAMMEEGMGNVDVALRYLHEALKCNQKLLGADHIQTAASYHAIAIAFSLMEAYSLSVQHEQTTLQILQAKLGAEDLRTQDAAAWLEYFESKALEHQEVACNGTPKLDSLISSKGHLSVSDLLDFISPDQESKGEDSHKKRRAKVLPVCAKSQQTQQHDKRSNDSIVPAGIETTGAIAESSTVIDKPDVVVLQVPDGSGINEYDPIDTAEASSDEGWQEANPKVRMRHGACQKFGQRRSDLPMLKNGKSESYNPRETSHRRKVMLLGRKAPPKTISTEPSKKRQQNVLCSGTGEDTPILQPRTSVSNVLTMQVPKVQTTSSSLTAMVSKSLSYREVVASPPGTMHKPLLEKGEEAIKVKTDKQICISSSEKSEENGSKRITVEESIPDVEAAKEVYISEAPEGETQSGEDYEEVPKPACSCNQENSVRTTKYKLSAEAEPFNPGVFPLTHHVAFTSIYDVIASQNMLVEPIGFPPLSARVPSGPRSALYYRMSRSMRRKHGFFKYHVPPTKRSRCDFTGVMNPHAPEFVPKKAWQTSEVAEDSEVPTDSYSMTDAGIDLPAEAKADERVACSSEDVRIKRCSSDADKAEFARQILLSFIVKSVQHNSDPVSQSLIGQAKSEFTENSTEAICNDSAIIKVLHGSEGEAELGSQIGRDKKPETADIMNEHGDEGFVVVTKRRRNRQHFIRLHNQQPISASVH; this is translated from the exons AGGAATACACAAGGGAGGAAGATGCGGTGGCCCACGTGCGCAGATTGCTTGACATCGTCGCGTGCACAACCCGTTACGAAAAGCCCAAGGGCGTGGGAATCGGATCCGGTAAAACCCGAATTCATGACCCGGATAAAAATGCGGATCCACCGGCGTCGGAGAGCCTGGACATGGCGCCGATTCAGCCAATACCCAAGCTAGCTGATTTTTAcgatttcttctctttttctcACCTCTCTCCTCCCATTTTAC ATTTGAAGAGAGTGGAGCAGAAAGATGCACAACATAAAACAGATGGTGATCACTTTGAAATGCAG ATTAAGATCTGCAATGGAAAGCTTATACACGTGGTTGCATCAGTTAACGGTTTTTACACTGTGGGGAAGCAATTTTTGCAAAGCTACTCCTTGGTGGACCTCCTGCAACAGCTCAGCCGAGCCTTTGCCAAT GCATATGATTGCCTGATGAAAGCTTTCGTGGAACACAATAAG TTTGGAAATCTTCCCTATGGTTTTCGTGCCAATACATGGCTATGTCATCCATCCCTCGGCAATTCTGCTTCAAATTTTGTATCTCTGCCGATGGAAGATGAGGATTGGGGTGGCAATGGTGGGGGCCAGGGAAGACATGGTGAATATGATTATAGGCCATGGGCTACAGATTTTGCCATCTTAAGGAGTCTTCCTTGCAAAACCGAGGAGGAGAGGGTGGTCCGAGACCGGAAGGCTTTCTTGCTTCATAGTCAATTTGTCGATATCTCAACATTTAAAGCTGTTTCAGCCATACGCCAAATAACTGATTCCTATATGACTGCGACAGATATATTAATGTTTTCCCCTGGCTCAATCTTGCATGAGAATCGTATTGGGGATTTGTCCATTACTGTGAGACGAGATGCTGCAGATGCCATCACAAAGTCAGGAAGGAACCTGTTTGATAGGGGATTAGCTAGTACCTCGGTGAAGGAAGTGGCTCAAATAAGCTTATTGAAAGGGTTAACTGCAGATGAGAGTGTAGTTGTAAAT GATTCCCTGTCTTTTGGCACTGTTGTAATAAGACATTGTGGATATACAGCAACTGTTAAGGTTGTTGGTGATGTTAAGGAGGACGAGTACAACTCTAAGAGTATAAATATCGACGATCAACCTGATGGAGGAGCAAATGCTCTCAATATTTACAG CTTAAGAACTCTTCTACCCAAGTCAAGCACGACTGATCCTTCCGGAAAGAACCCCTCACGTCATTTGAATGTGTCTGATATTGGAACTTCAAGATATCTGGTtcgtaaagtgattaaagttaGCTTGAGCAAATTGAAGGAAGAACCAGTCCAAACTGACAGGTTGATCAGGTGGGAACTTGGCTCATCTTGGATTCAGCATCTAAAAAAGCAGGAAACGTTTACAGATGATACTTATAAAGCCCCTAAAGATGATACATCTGACACAGTAGTTAGGGGACTTGGAAAGGAATTTAAAATGCTGAAGAAGAGAGAAAAGATGGCAGGCAGTGTAGATAGTTATGAACAAAACTATAATAGAACCAGCAACTTGGATGCAGAAAACAGCACTGAAGAAGTAAGCAGCAGTGAGTCTGAAAGTGAGGTGGATTTGAAGAAATTTATCTCTGAAGAAGCTTTCTTGCGCCTGAAAGAATCTGGGACAGGTCTACATTTAAAG TCGGCGGATGAGCTCATCAAGATGGCGCACAAATATTACGATGAAATTGCTTTGCCTAAGCTG GTAAAGGACTTTGGATCACTTGAACTTTCACCAGTTGATGGACACACACTAACTGATTACATGCACCTAAGAGGACTAAAAATGCAATCTTTGGGTCGCGTG GTTGAACTTGCTGATAAGCTCCCTCATATTCAGTCACTGTGTATTCATGAAATGGTTACTCGAGCTTTTAAGCATGTACTTAAAGCTGTGATTGCTTCTGTTGAAAATGTCGCTGATTTTTCTGCACAAGTAGCTTCTTCCCTGAATTTTTTGCTTGGGAATTGTACAACAGAAGACAACTGCCATGATTCAAGGGAGgatcattatattaaattacaGTGGTTGAGGACATTTCTAGCTACAAGATATGGTTATACAATAAAAGATGAATTCCAGCACTTGCGCAAATTATCTATTCTCCGTGGACTTTGCCACAAG GTCGGGTTAGAGTTAATTCCAAGAGACTTTGATTTGGAAAGTCAAAAcccctttaaaagatctgatatTATTAGCTTGGTTCCTGTATGTAAG CATGTTGGGTGTTCTTCTGCTGATGGGCGGACTCTATTAGAGTCTTCAAAGGTCGCTCTGGACAAGGGAAATCTAGAAGAAGCAGTTACTTATGGAACTAAG GCATTGGCGAAAATGATAGCTGTCTGTGGTCCCTATAATAGAACAACTGCAAGCGCATATAGTCTTTTAGCTATTGTCCTTTACCACACTGGAGATTTTAATCAG GCAACAATTTACCAGCAAAAGGCTTTGGATATCAATGAGAGAGAACTTGGGCTTGATCATCCAGACACGATGAAGAGCTATGGGGATCTTTCTGTTTTTTATTACCGTCTCCAACACATGGAACTGGCACTGAA ATATGTCAATCGTGCTCTTTTCCTTCTCAATCTTTTATGTGGACTGTCGCACCCAAACACAGCTGCAACTTATATAAATGTGGCAATGATGGAAGAAGGCATGGGGAACGTTGATGTAGCTCTCAGATACCTGCATGAAGCCTTAAAATGCAACCAAAAATTGCTAGGAGCAGATCATATACAG ACTGCTGCTAGCTATCATGCCATAGCAATCGCTTTTTCTTTGATGGAAGCATATTCCCTAAGTGTGCAACATGAGCAAACAACATTACAGATTCTTCAAGCCAAATTGGGAGCAGAGGATCTTCGTACTCAG GATGCTGCTGCATGGCTGGAGTATTTTGAATCGAAAGCTTTGGAGCATCAAGAAGTGGCATGTAATGGCACCCCAAAGCTCGACTCATTAATTTCTAGCAAAGGTCACCTAAG TGTATCAGATCTACTTGATTTTATTAGTCCGGATCAGGAGTCAAAGGGAGAAGACTCCCACAAAAAACGGCGTGCAAAG GTTTTGCCAGTTTGTGCTAAATCCCAACAAACGCAACAGCATGACAAAAGGAGCAACGACTCCATTGTTCCTGCCGGTATAGAAACTACTGGAGCCATAGCAGAATCCAGTACGGTAATAGATAAGCCAGACGTGGTTGTTTTACAAGTGCCTGATGGCAGTGGCATTAATGAATATGACCCTATAGATACCGCAGAAGCTAGCTCGGATGAAGGTTGGCAAGAAGCCAATCCAAAAGTTCGTATGAGACACGGTGCCTGTCAAAAATTTGGCCAGAGGCGTTCGGATCTTCCTATGCTAAAAAATGGCAAGTCTGAGTCCTACAATCCTAGAGAGACCAGCCATAGAAGGAAGGTCATGTTACTAGGACGAAAGGCGCCACCAAAGACAATTTCAACAGAACCGTCTAAAAAGAGACAGCAAAATGTTCTCTGCTCTGGCACTGGGGAGGACACCCCTATACTTCAACCAAGAACTTCGGTTTCAAATGTTTTGACAATGCAAGTTCCAAAAGTACAAACAACATCTTCCTCTCTCACTGCCATGGTTTCAAAATCTTTATCATACAGAGAAGTTGTTGCGTCACCTCCAGGTACGATGCATAAGCCTTTATTGGAGAAAGGTGAAGAAGCAATTAAGGTAAAAACTGATAAGCAGATATGCATTAGTTCCTCTGAGAAATCTGAGGAGAATGGGAGTAAGAGAATCACCGTAGAAGAAAGCATACCAGATGTCGAAGCTGCTAAAGAAGTTTATATTAGTGAAGCTCCAGAAGGTGAAACTCAGTCGGGAGAGGATTACGAAGAAGTTCCAAAGCCAGCATGTTCATGCAATCAGGAAAATTCTGTCAGAACTACCAAATACAAGCTTTCAGCTGAGGCTGAACCATTTAATCCAGGTGTCTTCCCTCTGACACACCATGTGGCTTTTACAAGTATTTATGATGTAATAGCCAGTCAAAACATGCTTGTAGAGCCAATTGGATTCCCGCCACTTTCTGCTAGGGTTCCTAGTGGACCTAGATCAGCTCTGTATTACAGAATGAGCCGTTCTATGCGTAGGAAACATGGATTTTTTAAATATCATGTACCCCCCACTAAAAGAAGTAGATGTGATTTTACAGGAGTAATGAACCCACACGCACCTGAATTTGTTCCCAAGAAAGCTTGGCAGACAAGTGAAGTAGCCGAAGATTCAGAAGTTCCAACAGATTCATATTCAATGACTGATGCAGGAATTGATTTGCCTGCAGAAGCGAAGGCCGATGAAAGAGTGGCTTGTTCAAGTGAAGATGTCAGAATCAAGAGATGCAGTTCAGATGCTGACAAAGCAGAGTTTGCAAGGCAGATACTGCTTAGCTTTATAGTGAAGTCAGTTCAACACAATTCTGATCCTGTAAGTCAATCTCTGATTGGTCAAGCGAAATCCGAGTTCACAGAAAATTCAACAGAAGCAATTTGTAATGATAGTGCGATCATAAAAGTTCTCCATGGGAGTGAAGGGGAGGCGGAACTAGGTTCTCAGATTGGCAGAGATAAAAAGCCGGAAACAGCTGACATTATGAATGAACATGGAGATGAAGGATTTGTAGTTGTTACAAAACGAAGGAGAAACAGACAGCACTTTATAAGGTTGCACAATCAACAACCCATCTCTGCTTCAGTCCATTAA
- the LOC108227524 gene encoding protein TOPLESS: protein MSSLSRELVFLILQFLDEEKFKETVHKLEQESGFYFNMKYFEEEVHSGNWDEVEKYLSGFTKVDDNRYSMKIFFEIRKQKYLEALDKNDRSKAVEILVKDLKVFASFNEDLFKEITQLLTLENFRQNEQLSKYGDTKSARAIMLVELKKLIEANPLFREKLQFPNLRNSRLRTLINQSLNWQHQLCKNPRPNPDIKTLFVDHSCAQPNGARAPSPAPNPLLGPLPKAGGFPPLGAHGPFQPAAAPVPTPLAGWMSNPPTVAHPAVSGGAIGLGGPSMPTALKHPRTPQTNPSLDYPSVDSDHVAKRTRPLGLSDEVNLPINVLPMSFSGHGHSQAFSAPDDLPKNVARTLNQGSSPMSMDFHPVQQTLLLVGTNVGDIGLWEVGSRERLVLKNFKVWDLSACSVPLQAALVKDPGVSVNRVIWSPDGSLFGVAYSRHIVQIYSYHGGEDMRQHLEIDAHVGGVNDLAFSHPNKQLCVITCGDDKTIKVWDATTGAKQYTFEGHEAPVYSVCPHYKENIQFIFSTALDGKIKAWLYDNLGSRVDYDAPGRWCTTMAYSADGTRLFSCGTSKDGESHIVEWNESEGAVKRTYLGFRKRSLGVVQFDTTKNRFLAAGDEFTIKFWDMDSVQILTSIDADGGLPASPRIRFNKDGSLLAVSTNDNGIKILVNSDGLRLLRTIENLSYDASRAPEALKPSINTISAAAAAAGTSGLGDRVSSAVAISAMNGDARNLGDIKPRITEESNDKSKIWKLTEVTEPSQCRSMKLPENMRVTKISRLIYTNSGNAILALASNAVHLLWKWQRSERNSNGKATASVSPQLWQPSSGILMTNDIADSNPEDAVACFALSKNDSYVMSASGGKISLFNMMTFKTMTTFMPPPPAATFLAFHPQDNNIIAIGMDDSTIQIYNVRVDEVKSKLKGHSKRITGLAFSHVLSVLVSSGADAQLCVWSSDGWEMQKSRYLQVPAGRTATAQSDTRVQFHQDQLHFLVVHESQLAIYETTKLECVKQWVPRESAAPISHATFSCDSQLVYASFLDASLCIFTATHLRLRCRISPLAYLSPNVSNANIHPLVIAAHPQEPNQFALGLSDGGVHVFEPLESEGKWGVPPPAENGSATSGTNTPSVGASGPDQPQR from the exons ATGTCCTCTCTCAGTAGAGAGCTTGTGTTCTTGATTCTGCAGTTTCTTGATGAGGAGAAATTTAAGGAGACTGTTCACAA GCTTGAACAAGAATCTGGGTTTTACTTCAATATGAAATACTTCGAGGAAGAAGTACATAGTGGGAACTGGGATGAAGTTGAGAAATACCTTTCGGGCTTCACAAAGGTTGATGACAACCGGTATTCAATGAAAATCTTCTTTGAGATAAGAAAACAGAAGTATCTAGAGGCACTGGATAA GAATGATCGGTCCAAAGCTGTAGAAATACTGGTAAAGGATCTTAAAGTTTTTGCATCATTTAATGAAGACCTTTTCAAAGAGATTACTCAGCTTTTAACATTGGAGAATTTCAGGCAA AATGAGCAGCTGTCAAAATATGGAGATACAAAATCTGCGAGGGCAATTATGTTGGTCGAGTTGAAGAAGCTTATTGAAGCAAATCCCCTATTTCGTGAAAAATTGCAATTTCCTAACCTCAGAAATTCGAGGCTGCGTACTCTCATTAACCAAAG TCTGAATTGGCAGCATCAACTTTGTAAAAACCCCAGACCAAATCCAGATATCAAAACTTTATTTGTGGATCATTCCTGTGCACAACCAAACGGTGCACGTGCTCCATCTCCTGCCCCCAATCCGCTGCTTGGACCTTTGCCAAAAGCTGGAGGCTTTCCTCCTCTGGGTGCACATGGG CCGTTTCAACCTGCAGCAGCACCGGTTCCAACGCCTCTTGCTGGCTGGATGTCTAATCCTCCTACAGTTGCCCACCCCGCAGTTTCGGGTGGAGCTATCGGTCTTGGTGGCCCGTCAATGCCAA CTGCTTTGAAGCATCCAAGGACGCCACAAACAAATCCTTCTTTAGATTATCCATCTGTAGATTCAGATCACGTTGCGAAAAGAACAAGGCCTCTGGGGTTATCTGATGAG GTGAATCTTCCTATCAATGTGTTACCTATGTCATTCTCGGGCCATGGCCATAGTCAGGCTTTTAGTGCACCCGATGACCTGCCCAAAAATGTCGCACGAACTCTAAATCAAGGGTCCTCTCCTATGAGCATGGATTTTCATCCAGTTCAGCAGACTTTACTTTTGG TTGGCACCAACGTGGGAGATATAGGATTATGGGAGGTTGGGTCCAGAGAGAGACTTGTTCTCAAGAACTTTAAAGTTTGGGATCTCAGTGCTTGTTCGGTGCCTCTGCAG GCTGCTCTAGTTAAAGATCCTGGCGTTTCTGTGAACCGAGTGATTTGGAGCCCAGATGGTTCATTGTTCG GAGTGGCATATTCAAGACATATCGTACAAATATATTCTTATCATGGTGGGGAAGATATGAGGCAGCATCTGGAG aTTGATGCTCATGTTGGTGGAGTAAATGATCTTGCATTCTCTCATCCCAATAAGCAACTCTGCGTGATAACCTGTGGGGATGACAAGACCATTAAG GTTTGGGATGCTACAACTGGAGCAAAACAATACACTTTTGAAGGTCACGAAGCTCCAGTTTATTCTGTATGCCCTCACTACAAAGAAAACATTCAG TTTATATTCTCCACTGCTCTAGATGGTAAGATAAAAGCATGGTTGTATGACAATTTGGGCTCTCGAGTTGACTACGACGCTCCTGGTCGGTGGTGCACAACTATGGCCTATAGTGCTGATGGAACAAG GCTCTTTTCATGTGGGACTAGCAAAGATGGGGAATCACACATTGTTGAATGGAATGAAAGTGAAGGTGCTGTAAAAAGGACATACCTAGGCTTCAGAAAACGATCTTTGGGCGTTGTGCAGTTTGATACAACAAAAAATCGTTTTTTGGCAGCTGGGGATGAATTTACCATAAAATTCTGGGATATGGACAGTGTTCAAATTTTGACAAGTATTGATGCTGATGGAGGTCTTCCA GCAAGTCCACGTATCCGCTTTAACAAGGATGGTTCGTTGTTAGCTGTGTCTACCAATGATAATGGAATCAAAATTCTTGTAAATTCCGATGGCCTTCGGTTGTTACGCACAATTGAGAATCTATCCTATGATGCTTCAAGGGCTCCTGAAGCGCTGAAG CCCTCAATAAACACAATATCTgcagctgctgctgctgctggtaCTTCAGGACTTGGGGATAGGGTCTCATCTGCCGTTGCTATTTCTGCAATG AATGGAGATGCCAGAAATTTAGGGGACATTAAGCCGAGGATCACTGAAGAATCTAATGACAAATCAAAGATTTGGAAACTCACAGAAGTCACTGAACCTTCCCAGTGTCGCTCAATGAAGCTCCCTGAAAATATGAGGGTGACTAAG ATATCAAGGTTGATATATACAAATTCAGGTAATGCTATACTGGCATTAGCATCAAATGCAGTTCATCTTTTATGGAAATGGCAGAGAAGCGAAAGAAATTCAAATGGCAAG GCAACAGCTAGTGTTTCCCCTCAATTATGGCAACCATCAAGTGGCATTCTAATGACCAACGACATTGCTGATTCAAACCCTGAGGATGCAGTTGCATGCTTTGCATTGTCCAAAAATGATTCCTATGTGATGTCAGCATCAGGAGGAAAAATATCTTTGTTTAACATGATGACTTTTAAG ACCATGACTACGTTTATGCCCCCACCACCTGCGGCAACATTTCTTGCATTTCATCCTCAAGACAACAATATTATTGCTATTGGCATGGATGACTCTACTATTCAGATATACAATGTTCGTGTGGATGAG GTCAAAAGCAAGCTTAAAGGTCACTCTAAAAGAATCACTGGGCTTGCTTTCTCTCATGTACTGAGCGTGCTAGTTTCTTCTGGAGCAGATGCTCAG CTTTGTGTATGGAGTTCAGACGGATGGGAAATGCAAAAGAGCAGATACTTGCAGGTTCCAGCTGGAAGGACTGCAACAGCACAGTCAGACACTCGAGTACAATTTCACCAGGATCAGTTGCATTTTCTTGTTGTACATGAGTCTCAACTGGCAATATATGAAACAACAAAACTAGAATGCGTGAAGCAG TGGGTCCCGCGAGAATCTGCTGCCCCCATATCTCATGCAACGTTTTCATGCGATAGTCAGCTCGTATATGCCAGTTTCTTGGATGCAAGTTTGTGCATATTCACTGCTACTCACCTTCGATTACGATGCCGTATAAGTCCTTTGGCCTATCTCTCACCTAATGTCAG CAATGCTAATATCCATCCACTAGTGATCGCTGCACATCCACAAGAACCGAATCAGTTTGCATTGGGTCTATCAGATGGTGGAGTACATGTATTCGAGCCCCTTGAGTCTGAAGGCAAATGGGGTGTGCCTCCACCAGCCGAGAATGGGTCAGCAACCAGTGGCACAAATACCCCTTCAGTTGGAGCTTCAGGCCCAGATCAACCACAGAGATGA
- the LOC108226668 gene encoding VQ motif-containing protein 11, translating into MASPSSYSHKPNATVSPINAGALDSTPPPNATTTTFVQADPSNFRAVVQKLTGAPSDPSTPKLPVTLPSRFPAGKPTSGEIGPRKQPFKLQERRQSGKKLELQLNNNDNNTTRMSQGFSAFSPRQRMMMFSPVSPLDMLMLARGNGSSPRTPMSPIEQEERAIADKGFYLHPSPLTTPRGSEPELLPLFPLHSPRLANDSSSAS; encoded by the coding sequence ATGGCATCTCCTTCCTCTTACTCTCACAAACCTAACGCCACCGTGTCACCAATAAATGCCGGCGCCTTGGACTCCACTCCACCACCCAacgccaccaccaccaccttcgTCCAAGCCGACCCCTCCAACTTCCGCGCCGTCGTTCAAAAACTCACCGGCGCCCCCTCCGACCCCTCCACCCCCAAGCTCCCCGTCACCCTCCCCTCCCGCTTCCCCGCCGGCAAACCCACTTCCGGCGAAATAGGCCCCCGCAAACAGCCCTTCAAGCTCCAAGAACGCCGACAAAGCGGCAAAAAACTCGAACTCCAACTCAACAACAACGACAACAACACCACCAGAATGTCGCAAGGCTTCTCCGCTTTCTCGCCGAGACAGAGAATGATGATGTTCTCTCCCGTGTCGCCGCTAGACATGCTGATGCTCGCACGTGGGAATGGGAGCAGTCCGAGAACACCCATGTCGCCGATTGAGCAAGAGGAGCGAGCTATAGCTGATAAAGGCTTTTATTTGCACCCGAGTCCACTCACTACTCCTCGAGGCAGCGAGCCCGAGTTGCTCCCGCTTTTTCCTCTTCACTCGCCTCGACTCGCCAACGACTCGTCTTCCGCGTCCTAG